Genomic segment of Dermochelys coriacea isolate rDerCor1 chromosome 16, rDerCor1.pri.v4, whole genome shotgun sequence:
TGGAATATGCAAGGGATAGAAAATGCAAACCAGGTGCTGAGTCACTGCCCGTTGGAGGAAATCCCAATCAGCCACATGCGAGGTCAGTGACACAGAACTGCAGTTCCAGCCCTGCCAGGGTTCAACCTATCGCAGCCTGTGTGCACGTAATTGGGCCCACTCACTTTTGCAATGTATGATATCAAAGTCCTTTTTGCAGTGGAACCAAAGACCCCCACAGGTATCTTTCAGAGAATCACCTTAAAGTAGCACATCACATGCATTAGCTCAAAGCCAGTGTTCAGGCCAAATTAAAGCTCAGACTGCTGTGCAAATGATGCAACTTTTATCTGGGAGATTTCCTGGAAAGGCACATCATTGCTTCATCTCCACACAAATGCTACGCGGGCTGTCTCGGAGACATGCACCTAGCAGATTTGCCCTGACACAATTGGACAGTTGAACAGTTGCATAGATATCTCTATACACAGATTTCCAAGCTGAGACGTTTCAGTCAGAGGGATTACTCCCACACACTCTCATCTCCCTTGAAAAGACACCATGGCACTAGCCTGCATTGTTACGTTTCTCAGCTTAGCGTATATCCTCAGTGCTATGCACCTGCATTGTGAACTCCTGCTTCCACAAATCCCAGACAACACTACAGCATCCAAGGTAAGAAAAGCCCTGCAGAGGGTCTTGCTTCTTCTGGTGATTACACTCCAATTCCATGCAGTGACCAGGCAGGAACCAGGCAGTGGGGACCATCCACTAAGATATTTGAGTCTTATGTTACAGGGTAAAGCACCCAAAGTTTACATCACAATATAATACTCTCTCAAATATAAAACCCAAGATAAAAAGGTTAAAGTACAGGATTAGGAATCAGGAAACCTggattttctttttgtctctgcaACAAACTATCTATGCAtcttctatgcctcagtttccccatttgcaaaatatGGAGAATACTTCCCTACCTAGCAAACACTGAATTCAAGTACATTTGTCACCAAAATATCCCACTACTGTAAGCACTTAAGTACTGTATTATGTCACAATATAAATAGTGAATATTAGCTAATAGTAGACCTGATGGAAAATGGGAAAGAATCCATATATGTTTTGAgatattcataaatattttcaatCCCATTGGGTTTTGTAATAGCCCcattctcttttccccccaccaaatTCCCCTGGGATTATATTTCAAAATCAGAATTTCAAACTCGAAAAGTttccaaaataaattaaagttttaatgcaaaacaaatccCACAATGCGACTTCACTGACCATTTAAAAGAGACACAAgggtgaaagggggaaaaaaaaaaaaaaaccagatacCAAAAGCCACCTTAGAAAAACCAACACACTCAATATTTTTATCCACCTtaaaagaatgacaggtttcagagaagcagccgtgttagtctgtattcacaaaaagaaaaggagtacttgtggcaccttagagacaaacaaatttatttgagcataagctttcgtgagctacagctcacttcatcggaatgcattccaatgaagtgagctgtagctcacgaaagcttatgctcatctctaaggtgccacaagtactccttttcttaaaagaatgctgtttctttctctcttttggcTACTCTTGCTAGTTTTAGTGAGAGAACTTGTCAGGGGCAAAACGCAGTACTACAGCAGAATGTGAGAGCAAGACTTGTCACTGtaaagacaagtttcagagtagcagccgtgttagtctgtattcgcaaaaagaaaaggagtacttgtgagctgtagctcacgaaagcttatgaaaAGACAAGTCATTCATTTTCCCTCTTGGAACTCCATAAGAGTCCTTTATTctattctcctccccccacctccccgccccccctttaTCTTCACAGCTGCTGGGGAAATGGTTCTACATAGCTGGTGCCTCTCAGTTCCCCTTTCACCTGCTGGAAATGGTGCTGATAAATAATGGTTATCTTGATGTGAACCCTACTGAGCAGGAGCAGGAGTTACTCATCAACCAGCATGTCACAGTGTAAGACTGTTCATTCTTCTatgcctcctcttcttccctttgtCCATCTGCTCACCTATCTTATTTATATACCATAATTTCCCCCTTACTCCATAGATTTTTCAGCACAAGGTTTCAATTAGCATCACCTGAACAAAGAGGGAACAAGGGCACATTTGTTAAAAGTTTCTCTACGtaatttttttcccagtgatttgtatgtctctctctctctcccccctcactAGTTCACATCTGACTAAGCCTCCTACTAACAGCGCTACAAGACTAATTTATCCTGCcatcttattattattttggggaagttctatggcctgtgttacacagcaagtcaaactagatgatcacaatggtcccttatagccttggaatctattggttttggtttttttctttcccttgttttTTCTGACCTCTTTCATGGTCTTTGCAGTAAGGTTAGATTCTTTCTTGTTCTCCTAATCAATCTCTTGCTAGGTACTCTGCATCCATATTAATGTACCAGACTGTCCCCTGCAACACAAATGCTGCCTGCTTATGCTGTATATGCCAGACCATGAATGTTCACGCACGGTAAAAACTTACCTATGAGCATTGGGCTGTACCATGAGCCAGGCATTGCAGCCCCATCTCTGCCTCGCTCTGTCCCCGGCCTCTGTAGATTGAATCCCTCCTATCCAAGCAACAGGATCCATCATGGTCCTGGCAGGACCTCTTCATGTTTGCCCAGCTCTCCTCAGTTACTTGTGCTCACTCTGACCTGTGGATAGATAGAGGCCATCAGTCAGGCACTAAACTCTCTTCCCCTTGGTCTCACATATGTGAAACAGGTGGAAGAAGCTGGGCATATCCTGAGTGCCCTGCAATATTTATACTTTGTATAAGTGTACCAATGTACCACACAATACACCAGTGTATGCAATACACACAGACACTAGTCACTATATGAAGGCATGTAGGTCCCATCAGTTTATATAAGTACCTTCCTGGGGAAAAAgagcaggaggacttgtggcaccttagagactaacaaatttatttgagcataagcttttgtgggctacagctcacttcatcagatgcattttcctgtggagaaaatactgggtactaaagaAATCTTTAATCTATCAGAGAAGGGCATAACAAGCATCAGTGGCTGGCCgtcaaagccaggaaattcaaatcAGTGATAaggcccccccccttttttttttttttttttataaaacaaagtgagggtgattaaccactggaacaaactactaagggaagtggtggactCCCCATATCTTAGGTGTCCAGTCTTGACATGAAGACATCTATCTAAAATACACACTTTTGTcaaacaagttactgggctcaatgcaggagtaaactgggtgaaattctatgacttGTCTTATACAGGAGGTAAGGCTAGAAGGTAGATCTAATAACGGTGCCTTCtgacctttaaaatctctctctctcaactctAATGGTAGAATCTGCCTCTAAGTGTCTCAAGACAGTAGAATCTTTACCCTCACCTCTGTAGTTATAGCATGTTCACCCCCCCTCTCTCTTTTTAGCGGGGACAAATGTTTCTCAAGCAACTCAACTTACCTTGAAGTCTCTATCAATAATGCCACACTGATCAAGTATGGTAAGAATCTGATGACAAGAGGGAAGCAGAGCACGCAGAGGCATCATTATTTAAACATAGAGGAGGGCAAGTGGACaggggagggggtcaggagtTTCTATATTAGTTTCTTGGATGCATCTCATTTTCCATTGCACATTTGAAGCCTCAGTACAGGGAGGAATCAGGTGACTGAATCCACCGAGAACTTGAGGGACAGATTCTCCCTTGGAATGATCCCCTACTCATGGGGGCAGTTCTTTGCACCATTCTGAGAGAGATAAGATAGCAGTCAGAGAACCATGCACAACCATTTATGGTGAACACACCAAGGAATCATGAGCCAGCTGCATACATCCATGTTAGGATGAGGGCCAGGCATCTTTAACTCCTTAAAATCCCAGGCCATTATCTAAGAGAAGACCAAAAAACTAAAGGccttgcattgaaatcaatgggagattttcttCTGTtatcatcaattagaagtaacagaagaggagaagcaccttggagtattggttgatcataggatgactatgagctgccaatgtgatatggctgtgaaaaaagctaatgcggttttgggatgcatcaggagaggcatttccagtaggaataaggaggttttagtaccattatacaaggcactggtgagacctcacctagaatactgtgtgcagttctggtctcccatgtttaaaaaggatgaattcaaactggagcaggtacagagaagggctactaggatgatccgaggaatggaaaatttgtcttatgaaaggagacttaaggagcttggcttgtttagcctaactagaagaaggttgaggggagataggattgctctctataaatatatcagagggataaatacaggagagggagaggaattatttcagctcagcaccaatgtggacacaagaacaaatgggtataaactggccaccaggaagtttagacttgaaattagacgaaggtttctaaccatcagaggagtgaagttttggaatagcctcccaagggaagcagtgggggcaaaagatctatctggttttaagattctactcgataagtttatggaggagatggtatgatgggataatgggattttggtaagtaattgatctttaaatattcagggtaaataggactaatcccctgagatgggatattagatggacgggatctgagttactacagaaaattctttcctgggtatctggctggtgaatcttgcccatatgctcagggtttagctgatcgccatatttggggtcgggaaggaattttcctccagggcagattggagaggccctggaggtttttcgccttcctctgtagtatggggcatgggtgacttgagggaggcttctctgctccttgaagtctttaaaccatgatttaaggacttcaatagctcagacataggtgacgttctttgtaggagtgggtgggtgagattctgtggcctgcgttgtgcaggaggtcggactagatgatcagaatggtcccttctgaccttagtatctatgaatctatgactgctGGGAGTTGAACGGGGCCCTATAGAAGAAGCTACACAAGGATAAGACTTTTCTGCACATGATCAGATCCCTGAGCAGATGGCAGCAAAACATGTATTCATCTGCAATCAGACCAATAAACTCTCTGTCCAATATTAGCAATTCTTGCAGGTTTATACCAGGTCTTGTTATACAGAATTGTGTCAAATTATATATTCTTACTGCCCCCTTCCCAACCCGACTGTGTTTTCGCGAAGCCAAGAACCAACGCACCATGGGGAAGCTTATGAACAGCAGTTCCAAAGAGATTTTCCTCATTCAATACCAGATGCATAAGGAGAAGAACTACACAGGATTGTATCTTTATGGTATGCAAACCCATTATAAAATAACTTGAAGCTGTGATCTGAGGATATGAAGAAGCTTCACCCCCATATAATAAAACTACGTCAGAATTTTCAGtattgccagctctcatgatatttgatggttttcttgaagccccagctgctggagttgcAGGAATACATAAAAATtggagctttcattttaaaaaaagtttgtaacCATCATAGTCACaaacaaaagcttgaaaatatgagcCAAGTGCACCCTGCAGGTTCAAAAACCAGAATGCCAATAAAAAACTCAAAATGTATTAGTTTTGTAAAAGCACATGATtgtaagccaatctcatgattttaagtggccgaattcattattttttccacacttggggttggcaatactggaacTTATAAAGCCCCGTCACCAACCAGATCACTCTGCTACTACACAAGGTACAACTTCTCTTTACCCCTTCTGGCTCAGAAGCAACTACATAAGGAAGAAAGTCCCAGCACTTTCCACAGAGTGCCTCACCCCTCCAGAGCAGTCAGAGACCTGCCTAAGGACCCCCAGCACTTTCTGTAATATCTATCCCTCAGCAGGTCACAGGGAACCCACAAGCACAGACAATAATGGCAGTCCCACCCGCCGCTCACAGCGGGTGCCTTTATGATGAACAGAAGTGACACTGGAGAACAAGTGAAGGATACGGGGCATTAGAGAGCAATGCCCAAGCGTAACGTGGTGCTTGGACCAGCACTGGGGCTGTCACTTGGGAGCTCCTTAGCTGACTGTGACTGGGTTCAGGAAGGGAAGGGATCAGCCGAGCACTGCAGAACGTTCTGGGCACCTCAGCAGTGCTGGCACGAGACGGCCTCTGCTGGGTGCCAGCAACCTAGAATGTTTACGTTGGGAGACGTCCGGTCAGCCCACGGGGTGAACAGATGGAATCCACCGCCTGGGGCTCTTTAGCATACAGTGGGTTTTCTTGGGCTACAAATACTGATTTGGGGTACCGATCCTCGAGCAAAAATGCGCAGCTAAGACGCCATTTTCTCACACCACATTGTGTACGCCCAAAGCTGTTTAGAACTGGACTCCACTTACCTCAAATCCTATCGCTTGGGATGAGAGGAGATGCCATGCTATCCCTCTCCATCCCGTCCCATTTCCCTTCCTGTCCCACCCACATCCTCCCTTCATGCTGTCTCCATCGTCTGTCCCATGCTCATCCTTATATTGACCTCccctctctctgtttccctcttTCCGGCTCCCCCACCCGTGTCCCtcccacactctctctctctgcaccccaccccacccagtctCTTGGCCCTCTCCAAGCCCTTCAAACTCCTGCCCATTTGCCTAACCCTAGAGCCCTTAGAGTGGCCATCTTCCTAAA
This window contains:
- the LOC119844336 gene encoding alpha-1-acid glycoprotein 1-like; amino-acid sequence: MALACIVTFLSLAYILSAMHLHCELLLPQIPDNTTASKLLGKWFYIAGASQFPFHLLEMVLINNGYLDVNPTEQEQELLINQHVTVGDKCFSSNSTYLEVSINNATLIKYAKNQRTMGKLMNSSSKEIFLIQYQMHKEKNYTGLYLYARNQNMSKTQLEEFRDHAKCLGLREEEIIYAPWQKKELCQMKETRQTIPQTRRPQMQS